From the genome of Micromonospora lupini:
CCTGCTCGTCCTTGAAGTGGAATCCGCGCGTGCTGATTTTGGTCTGCCCCACGTCGGGGGTCAGAATACGGCGTCGAAGTCTGGTCAATGAACTCATCGTATGCTCCGGCCTTCCCGCTGAGACCTCATTGTTACGCGACTATCCGCGGTGGAACTTCTCCTGCATTGCGGCGGTTGCCTGCGGCGCGTGAAGGACAGCCGGTTTCCGCAGCTCATCGGCCTTTGCCAACGATCGGGTGGATAGTGGACAGCGGGAATGACCATTACGGTTCGGTTACCGCAACACAGGAGATGGACTCGGGGGGTGGCCCGATACCACGATGACTGGCATCCGAACGACACCTCCGGAATTGACATCCGGACTTCCTCGAAGGAGCGTGCCGTGGAATCCGACGAAGCGGCCGAACACCGGGTGCGTACGATGGTTTTGGAGGCATTCGCCGACACCATCATCCCGGGTGAGAAACGCGGTCCTGACGATGCGGCGATCGCCGGCGTCGACGTCGGCGGCGGCGCCGTCGCGGGCGGCGCGATCGAACTGCTCGAAGACCCCGCCGGTGGGCTGGCGCCGGCGCTCGACACGATCTGCGTGGAACTCGACGAGTACGCCCGGGAGCACGCCGCCGCCACGGGCCTCGACCTGGACCCGGACCTGCCGCCCTTCGTGGGCCTGCCGTTCGAGGCCCGGACCGCGCTTGTCGAGAAGCTGACCAGCCCCGATCACCCGGACAAGCAGATGTGGGTCGGGCTGGCGCTCTTCTGCAACATGGCCTTCGACAGCGCGCCGCACATGCACACCGTGGACGCGTTGGCATCCGGGCATCCGGGCCTGCTGGCGATGGGGTACGAGTCGCCCGAGCCGGACGGGCTCTGGCGGTTCCCCACCTTCTCGTACGGCCGGCAGCTCGCCGACCCACACCCGTCCACCACCGCCACGGGGAGCCCGGCATGACGACCACCGAGTCCACAGACGTCCTGGTCATCGGCAGCGGCTTCGGCGGCGCCATCGCCGCGTACCACCTCGCCGCGGGAGGGGCCCAGGTCAAGGTCTTCGAGCGTGGCCCGTGGCTGAAGGCCGACGACTTCGAGCACGACTTCAAGCTGGGCGCGTCGTACACCCGGGTCTTCGACTTCGTCATCGGTGACGGCATGAGCGTGCTGGGCGGCAACTGCGTGGGCGGCGGCAGCGTGGTCTACTTCGCCACGATGCCGCGGGCGCCACGGTTCGTCTTCGAACGCCACGGCAGCATCGGGCGACGCATGTGGCCCGCCGCAATCAGCCGG
Proteins encoded in this window:
- a CDS encoding DUF5987 family protein — protein: MESDEAAEHRVRTMVLEAFADTIIPGEKRGPDDAAIAGVDVGGGAVAGGAIELLEDPAGGLAPALDTICVELDEYAREHAAATGLDLDPDLPPFVGLPFEARTALVEKLTSPDHPDKQMWVGLALFCNMAFDSAPHMHTVDALASGHPGLLAMGYESPEPDGLWRFPTFSYGRQLADPHPSTTATGSPA